A genome region from Clostridia bacterium includes the following:
- a CDS encoding redox-sensing transcriptional repressor Rex, whose product MLMEKKPVSTLVIRRLPRYYRYLEELMQKGVTKISSTELGRRMGTTASQIRQDLNCFGGFGQQGYGYNVVLLHDKIGSILGLDVEKNAIMIGAGNLGHALGANMDMKPMGFNLVRIFDINPKIIGKTIGNVEVFPIDSLDDFASSMNIDIAILTLPKSVTAPMISKLDSLGIKAIWNFSNEDIEVPGMIVENVHLSDSLMTLSYRVAESKKVE is encoded by the coding sequence ATGTTAATGGAAAAGAAGCCTGTATCTACGCTCGTAATCAGGCGCCTTCCCAGATATTACAGATATCTGGAGGAGCTCATGCAAAAGGGCGTTACGAAAATATCTTCAACCGAGCTTGGTCGCCGCATGGGTACGACTGCGTCTCAGATACGCCAGGATCTCAACTGCTTCGGCGGCTTCGGTCAGCAGGGCTATGGCTATAATGTTGTGCTGCTCCATGATAAGATAGGCTCTATTTTGGGGCTGGATGTGGAGAAAAACGCGATCATGATAGGAGCGGGCAATCTGGGACACGCTCTGGGCGCGAATATGGACATGAAGCCCATGGGCTTTAATCTCGTGCGCATTTTTGACATAAATCCAAAGATAATCGGCAAGACCATAGGCAATGTGGAGGTTTTTCCCATAGACAGCCTTGACGACTTTGCAAGCTCGATGAACATCGATATTGCAATACTTACGCTGCCGAAATCTGTTACGGCGCCGATGATAAGCAAGCTCGACAGTCTGGGCATAAAGGCTATCTGGAATTTTTCGAACGAGGATATCGAAGTGCCCGGAATGATAGTGGAAAACGTGCATCTCAGCGACAGCCTTATGACGCTTTCATATCGTGTGGCTGAAAGCAAAAAAGTCGAATAA
- a CDS encoding ABC transporter permease, whose amino-acid sequence MVILLIGVSLLVFLISHLVPSSPVAANLSQTAMNDPAAVAAFEAKWGLDKPLYEQYFIYLKNLLHGDLGTSIRTGQPVLDDLKRYFPATLELSIFAMIIAIVLGILFGVISAVFRNKPADQILRGVSISGVSIPSFWFSLLVLYVFFYRLGWFPGPGRISARTSVPQGGSGLYIWDALITGNWTVFGDALSHIILPAIVLGFFTMGLITRQTRSNLLEVMSQDYIRTARAKGLSERKVVWGHALGNALIPVITVAGMGFCNLLGGMVFVEKIFAWPGIGQYAYLSATTLDFPAICGVSLLIALTYVIVNLIIDILYGIIDPRVRYR is encoded by the coding sequence ATGGTGATACTGCTCATAGGAGTATCGCTTTTGGTATTTCTTATATCACATCTCGTTCCAAGCAGCCCCGTGGCGGCGAATTTGAGCCAGACAGCGATGAACGACCCTGCGGCCGTTGCTGCATTCGAGGCAAAATGGGGGCTTGACAAGCCGCTTTACGAACAGTATTTCATATACTTAAAAAATCTTCTGCACGGTGACTTGGGCACCTCGATACGCACGGGGCAGCCCGTTTTGGATGATCTGAAACGCTACTTCCCCGCAACGCTGGAGCTTTCCATATTTGCAATGATCATAGCCATAGTGCTGGGCATCCTCTTCGGCGTAATCTCGGCGGTGTTCCGAAACAAGCCCGCAGACCAGATACTAAGGGGCGTGTCTATATCGGGCGTATCGATACCCAGCTTCTGGTTCTCGCTTCTCGTGCTCTACGTCTTTTTCTACCGTCTCGGCTGGTTCCCCGGTCCCGGACGCATAAGCGCGCGCACGAGCGTGCCGCAGGGCGGAAGCGGTCTTTACATCTGGGATGCGCTGATAACAGGCAACTGGACCGTGTTCGGAGACGCGCTTTCGCATATAATACTGCCTGCGATAGTTTTGGGCTTCTTTACTATGGGTCTTATCACGCGCCAAACGAGAAGCAATCTTTTGGAGGTCATGAGCCAGGATTACATACGCACGGCGCGGGCGAAAGGTCTTTCCGAGCGCAAAGTAGTTTGGGGACACGCTCTAGGAAACGCTCTTATCCCCGTTATAACGGTAGCGGGCATGGGGTTTTGCAACCTCCTTGGCGGCATGGTGTTCGTTGAAAAGATATTCGCATGGCCGGGCATAGGCCAGTATGCGTACCTGTCGGCCACAACGCTCGATTTCCCTGCAATATGCGGCGTTTCGCTGCTAATCGCGCTTACATACGTTATAGTCAATCTTATAATAGACATACTGTACGGCATAATCGATCCGCGTGTAAGATACAGATAA
- a CDS encoding aconitate hydratase, which produces MGGKPQNLAEKIISAHLVSGEMIPGEQIALRIDQTLTQDATGTMAYLQFQAMDTPRVKTELSVAYIDHNTLQSGFENADDHRYMQSVTKKHGIYFSRPGNGICHQVHLERFGKPGKTLLGSDSHTPTGGGICMLAMGAGGLDVAVAMAGGAYYITMPKITLIKLTGELKKFVSAKDVILEVLRILSVKGGVGRIIEYGGPGARTLTVPQRATITNMGAELGATTSIFPSDESTHQFLKAQGREADYVPIFADPDAEYDEVIEINLSDLAPQAAMPHSPDAVKQVSEIGKIHVDQVCIGSCTNSSFTDLMTVARMLKGRTIAPNISLSVSPGSKQVLNMLAKNGALSDIIDAGARVLECACGPCIGMGFSPNSGGVSVRTFNRNFEGRSGTKDAQVYLVSPETAAATALMGYLCDPRELSKSISVRGVDMPDKFAVNDNMIIPPASEEEADSVEVILGPNIKPFPLNTALPESIDNGAVLLKTGDNITTDHIMPAGAKILPYRSNIPYLSTFCFEVIDPTFSARAKKAGGGFILGGANYGQGSSREHAALVPLYLGVKAVIAKSFARIHCANLINSGILPLTFTNPDIYDKIEEGDALSMPNVRYEIENGEPITVINETQAFEFTAECELSERQRAMILAGGALNYAKQQ; this is translated from the coding sequence ATGGGAGGCAAACCGCAAAATCTTGCTGAAAAAATAATTTCGGCGCACCTCGTTTCGGGAGAGATGATACCCGGAGAGCAGATAGCTTTGAGAATAGATCAGACGCTTACTCAGGACGCGACGGGCACAATGGCGTACTTACAGTTTCAGGCGATGGATACGCCGCGTGTAAAGACAGAGCTTTCCGTGGCGTATATCGACCACAATACGCTCCAGTCGGGCTTTGAAAATGCAGACGATCACCGCTATATGCAGAGCGTTACAAAAAAGCACGGCATATACTTTTCTCGTCCGGGCAACGGCATATGCCATCAGGTGCATCTTGAGCGCTTTGGAAAGCCCGGCAAAACGCTTTTGGGCAGCGATTCGCACACGCCCACCGGCGGCGGCATATGTATGCTCGCAATGGGCGCGGGCGGCCTCGACGTGGCCGTTGCGATGGCAGGCGGCGCATATTACATCACGATGCCCAAGATAACGCTTATAAAGCTCACGGGAGAGCTTAAAAAATTCGTAAGCGCAAAGGACGTTATTTTAGAAGTTTTACGCATTCTTTCCGTAAAGGGCGGCGTAGGCAGGATCATAGAATACGGCGGACCGGGCGCGCGCACGCTCACCGTGCCCCAGAGAGCAACGATAACGAATATGGGCGCGGAGCTGGGCGCTACGACGTCGATATTCCCGAGCGACGAATCGACGCATCAGTTCTTAAAGGCGCAGGGCCGCGAGGCGGACTATGTTCCCATCTTTGCCGACCCCGATGCAGAGTATGACGAAGTTATAGAGATAAATCTTTCCGATCTGGCGCCTCAGGCGGCAATGCCCCACAGTCCCGATGCTGTTAAGCAGGTTTCGGAGATCGGCAAAATACACGTCGATCAGGTTTGCATAGGCTCGTGTACAAACTCATCGTTTACAGACCTTATGACTGTGGCGCGTATGCTGAAGGGACGCACGATAGCGCCGAACATTTCGCTTTCCGTTTCGCCCGGCTCGAAGCAGGTGCTCAATATGCTTGCAAAAAACGGCGCGCTCTCAGACATCATAGACGCGGGCGCGCGCGTGCTCGAATGCGCCTGCGGTCCCTGCATAGGCATGGGATTTTCGCCGAATTCCGGCGGCGTATCGGTGCGCACGTTCAACCGTAACTTTGAGGGAAGAAGCGGAACGAAGGACGCCCAGGTCTATCTTGTAAGCCCGGAGACGGCGGCGGCTACCGCACTTATGGGTTACCTTTGCGACCCCAGGGAGCTTTCAAAATCGATATCCGTGCGCGGCGTGGATATGCCCGATAAGTTCGCCGTGAACGACAATATGATAATCCCGCCCGCAAGCGAAGAAGAGGCCGATTCCGTAGAGGTTATATTGGGCCCCAACATTAAGCCGTTCCCCTTAAACACCGCGCTGCCCGAATCTATAGACAACGGCGCCGTACTTTTAAAAACGGGCGACAACATAACGACGGACCACATCATGCCGGCCGGCGCAAAAATACTGCCGTACCGCTCTAATATACCGTATCTGAGCACCTTCTGCTTCGAGGTGATCGACCCCACCTTCTCCGCAAGGGCGAAAAAGGCGGGCGGCGGCTTTATCTTAGGCGGCGCAAATTACGGACAGGGCTCCTCGCGCGAGCATGCGGCGCTCGTTCCGCTGTATCTCGGCGTCAAGGCCGTTATCGCAAAAAGCTTTGCGCGTATCCATTGTGCAAATCTTATAAATTCGGGCATACTTCCTTTGACATTTACAAATCCCGATATTTATGATAAAATCGAAGAAGGCGATGCGCTTTCAATGCCTAATGTGCGCTATGAGATAGAAAACGGCGAACCTATTACCGTTATAAACGAGACTCAGGCGTTTGAATTCACGGCAGAGTGCGAGCTTTCGGAGCGTCAGCGTGCGATGATCTTGGCCGGAGGCGCGCTGAACTATGCGAAACAGCAGTAA
- a CDS encoding flavin reductase family protein has product MLIKRRALFLNDDKRVLWPAGTLLAPVPAALVSCGSLDRPNALTIGWTGIICSDPAMTYISVRPERYSHGLIMQAGVFAVNLTTAAMARAVDLCGVKSGRDTDKLKEAGLHTEPALSIDCPIISESPLALECRVKKVERLGSHDMFIAEIESVNVKERFIDKSGRLHMESMGLMAYAHGEYFDLGRGRGRFGFSVRKKEAKARRHGR; this is encoded by the coding sequence ATGCTCATAAAAAGGAGGGCGTTGTTTTTGAACGACGACAAAAGGGTATTATGGCCCGCAGGCACTCTCTTAGCCCCCGTACCGGCCGCGCTTGTATCATGCGGCAGTCTTGACAGGCCTAACGCGCTTACCATAGGCTGGACGGGCATAATATGCTCCGATCCGGCAATGACGTATATATCCGTGCGCCCCGAACGCTATTCTCACGGTCTTATCATGCAGGCGGGAGTATTTGCCGTAAATCTTACCACGGCGGCTATGGCGCGCGCCGTAGATCTCTGCGGAGTAAAAAGCGGACGCGATACGGATAAATTAAAGGAAGCCGGTCTCCATACAGAGCCCGCTCTTTCGATAGATTGTCCCATAATATCGGAAAGCCCGCTGGCGCTGGAATGCCGTGTGAAAAAAGTGGAGCGACTGGGAAGCCACGATATGTTTATCGCAGAGATAGAGTCCGTTAACGTAAAGGAGCGCTTCATCGACAAAAGCGGCCGCCTTCATATGGAGAGCATGGGACTTATGGCGTACGCTCACGGCGAATACTTCGATTTGGGCAGGGGGCGCGGCCGCTTCGGCTTCAGTGTAAGAAAAAAAGAAGCAAAAGCGCGCAGACACGGACGTTGA
- a CDS encoding ABC transporter ATP-binding protein, whose amino-acid sequence MENLLEIRDLQVSFGGSKNKVNVIKGLNIEIKRGETLGIVGESGSGKSVTSLAVMGLLPQHTSHVRGEINFEGENLLALSSRALEKLRGNKIAMIFQEPMTSLNPIQTCGRQIMEPLMLHMGMKKKEAAARARDLLKLCGISAPEQRMKEYPHQMSGGMRQRIMIAIALACNPSLLIADEPTTALDVTIQAQILELMKELKSKINMSIMMITHDLGIVADSCDRVVIMYAGQIVESAPTAELFADPRHPYTKGLLNAIPMLDKKKERLESIDGMVPDADKMPKGCRFHPRCSASMPKCSAAAPRLTKCGENRFVRCFLFSDETEENT is encoded by the coding sequence ATGGAAAATTTGCTTGAAATACGCGACCTTCAGGTAAGCTTCGGCGGCTCGAAAAACAAGGTCAATGTTATAAAAGGATTAAATATAGAAATAAAGCGCGGAGAAACTCTCGGCATAGTGGGCGAAAGCGGGTCCGGTAAATCGGTGACGTCGCTTGCAGTTATGGGCCTTCTGCCGCAGCATACTTCTCACGTTCGGGGCGAAATAAATTTCGAAGGCGAAAATCTGCTCGCTCTCTCTTCGCGTGCTCTCGAAAAGCTGCGCGGCAACAAGATCGCCATGATATTTCAGGAGCCGATGACCTCGTTAAACCCCATACAGACATGCGGACGCCAGATAATGGAGCCTCTCATGCTTCATATGGGCATGAAAAAGAAAGAGGCGGCGGCGCGCGCGCGCGATCTTTTAAAGCTATGCGGCATATCGGCGCCCGAGCAGCGAATGAAAGAATATCCCCATCAGATGTCGGGCGGTATGCGCCAGCGCATAATGATAGCAATTGCACTTGCCTGCAATCCGTCTCTGCTTATAGCGGACGAGCCCACCACCGCGCTCGACGTAACGATACAGGCTCAGATACTTGAGCTTATGAAGGAACTGAAAAGTAAAATAAACATGAGCATCATGATGATAACGCACGACCTCGGCATCGTTGCCGATTCGTGCGACCGCGTCGTTATAATGTACGCAGGTCAGATAGTCGAAAGCGCGCCCACGGCCGAGCTGTTTGCCGATCCGCGTCATCCCTATACAAAGGGGCTGCTTAATGCAATACCGATGCTCGACAAAAAGAAAGAGCGCCTTGAATCAATAGACGGAATGGTGCCCGACGCGGACAAAATGCCTAAGGGCTGCCGCTTTCACCCAAGATGCTCCGCTTCCATGCCAAAATGCTCAGCGGCGGCTCCCCGTCTTACAAAATGCGGCGAAAACCGCTTTGTACGCTGCTTTTTATTCTCCGATGAAACGGAGGAAAACACATGA
- a CDS encoding cation transporter: MTEFLIKRFIKNANDINDPFVRGKYGALSGVSGIILNVLLFAAKLILGILSASVAITADAFNNLSDAGSSVVMLAGFKLSAAPADKAHPFGHGRIEYISGFIISLAIMLLGVEFIKTSWEKIMHPANVHFGTATAVILAVSILLKLWMYVFNKKLGARINSGAMKTAAADALSDAAATAAVLIGSAIGYHAGVPVDGYLGIAVAAFILFTGFNTARENVSSIIGAPPDESFVRDIKAEAESFPEILGIHDLVVHNYGPGNVMISFHAEVACDGDILKLHEAIDALELRLREKYGLEATIHMDPIVTDDKFTKEKKDEAERIVSQIDERLTIHDFRVVRTTAYTRLVFDVVMPYGFKTSPAELERRIDEAVSEKDPSCRAKVHAEHSYT; the protein is encoded by the coding sequence ATGACTGAATTTTTGATAAAACGATTCATAAAAAACGCCAACGATATAAACGATCCTTTTGTGCGCGGCAAATACGGCGCGCTCTCGGGCGTCAGCGGCATAATCTTAAATGTACTGCTGTTTGCGGCAAAGCTCATTTTGGGTATCTTATCCGCGTCTGTGGCCATAACGGCCGACGCCTTCAACAATCTGTCCGACGCGGGCTCGTCCGTTGTAATGCTCGCGGGCTTTAAGCTGTCGGCCGCGCCGGCAGACAAGGCGCATCCGTTCGGTCACGGAAGGATAGAATATATAAGCGGGTTTATTATCTCGCTTGCGATAATGCTTCTCGGCGTGGAGTTTATCAAAACTTCGTGGGAAAAGATAATGCATCCCGCAAATGTGCATTTTGGCACGGCGACTGCAGTAATACTTGCCGTTTCTATTCTGTTGAAGCTCTGGATGTATGTATTTAATAAGAAGCTCGGCGCGCGCATAAATTCGGGCGCGATGAAAACGGCTGCGGCCGATGCTCTCTCCGACGCCGCGGCAACGGCTGCGGTGCTTATCGGCTCTGCTATAGGATATCATGCGGGCGTACCGGTAGACGGATATCTCGGGATCGCCGTTGCGGCGTTCATACTTTTTACCGGATTCAACACGGCGCGCGAGAACGTAAGCTCAATAATAGGCGCGCCGCCCGACGAAAGCTTCGTAAGAGACATAAAGGCGGAGGCAGAGTCTTTTCCCGAAATACTCGGAATACACGACCTTGTTGTGCACAACTACGGACCGGGCAACGTGATGATATCTTTTCACGCAGAGGTGGCGTGTGACGGCGACATTTTAAAGCTTCACGAGGCGATCGACGCGCTGGAGCTTAGGCTCAGGGAAAAATACGGCCTTGAGGCCACGATACACATGGACCCCATAGTTACTGACGATAAATTTACAAAAGAGAAAAAAGACGAGGCGGAAAGGATAGTTTCGCAGATAGACGAAAGGCTTACGATACATGATTTCCGTGTCGTTAGAACGACGGCGTACACGCGTCTTGTGTTCGACGTTGTTATGCCATACGGTTTTAAAACGTCGCCCGCAGAGCTTGAACGGAGAATAGACGAGGCGGTGAGTGAAAAGGACCCCTCCTGCCGGGCAAAAGTACATGCGGAGCATTCATATACGTAA
- a CDS encoding ABC transporter substrate-binding protein, with the protein MNKKRLICLILSCLLVVCFFAGCSNNSGSSDSSDAADTSAEAATDNTVVIGLASDLKTLDPGHMYEIFGNMICYATYDMLFRISGDNLSDPQPSVATEDWSLDETRTVYTLPLRQDVYFTSGNQLTAKDVIFTINRVKNLKSNNTPNAEGVVSVEAPDDFTVVITLDKPDASFLTKLASNAFAVLDSEVVKEHGGTDAEDAASTDSARTWLDANSAGSGPYILESWTQGVEIVLKKNPNYWGECGNVDTFIIKEIPDSNTQIQMLERGEIDIAFTLNADNIAQLKNEDGSTKDGITIINGQTSLISFLLMNNDPTIGGPMADPRVQQAVRLAINYENLLKLCGDGATLPLSYIPLNFVGGLTRDVSYTDVDAAKALMAEAGYENGFDVVLTTADYDTEGLKWPTMAQRIASDLAEIGINVKIETGEIGVVIDAYRDGTCQFLIMHWSPDYYDINNQLAFLPDATVGARANWHAEGHEDMIALGDLITGEADPAQRAEYSRQLQELTAEDSPYAFLLQHPKNFAIGDRVDNVIYNDLVKLQLSEMNVK; encoded by the coding sequence ATGAACAAAAAAAGACTTATCTGTCTCATTCTGTCATGTCTTCTCGTCGTATGCTTCTTTGCAGGCTGCAGCAATAACAGCGGCAGCAGCGACAGCAGCGACGCCGCAGACACAAGCGCGGAAGCGGCGACGGATAACACCGTAGTAATCGGTCTTGCGTCCGACTTAAAGACGCTCGACCCCGGCCACATGTACGAGATCTTCGGCAACATGATCTGCTATGCTACATACGATATGCTGTTTAGGATCTCGGGCGACAATCTTTCGGATCCCCAGCCCTCGGTAGCTACCGAAGACTGGAGCCTCGATGAAACGAGAACGGTATATACCCTGCCTTTAAGACAGGACGTATACTTCACGAGCGGCAATCAGCTCACCGCAAAGGACGTAATATTTACCATAAACAGAGTAAAGAACTTAAAGTCCAACAATACGCCCAATGCAGAGGGCGTAGTTTCCGTTGAAGCGCCCGACGACTTTACTGTTGTTATAACGCTTGACAAGCCCGACGCATCCTTCCTTACGAAGCTTGCTTCAAACGCCTTCGCAGTTCTTGACAGCGAGGTCGTAAAGGAGCACGGCGGCACCGACGCGGAAGACGCCGCTTCCACGGACAGCGCTCGCACCTGGCTCGATGCAAATTCGGCCGGCAGCGGCCCCTACATCTTAGAGAGCTGGACTCAGGGCGTTGAGATAGTATTAAAGAAAAACCCGAACTATTGGGGCGAATGCGGCAATGTAGATACCTTTATCATAAAGGAGATACCCGATTCCAACACCCAGATCCAGATGCTTGAAAGAGGCGAAATTGATATCGCCTTCACGCTTAACGCAGACAACATCGCTCAGCTCAAGAATGAGGACGGAAGCACAAAGGACGGTATAACGATAATAAACGGCCAGACCTCGCTCATAAGCTTCCTGCTTATGAACAACGACCCCACTATCGGCGGCCCCATGGCCGATCCCAGAGTACAGCAGGCAGTACGCCTTGCAATAAACTACGAGAACCTTCTTAAGCTCTGCGGAGACGGCGCGACCTTACCGCTCTCCTATATCCCGCTCAACTTCGTGGGCGGTCTTACGAGAGACGTAAGCTACACCGACGTAGACGCGGCAAAGGCTCTTATGGCCGAGGCAGGATATGAAAACGGCTTCGATGTAGTGCTCACCACGGCTGACTACGACACCGAAGGCTTAAAGTGGCCCACCATGGCTCAGAGGATCGCATCCGACCTTGCTGAGATCGGCATAAATGTAAAGATAGAGACGGGCGAAATAGGCGTTGTTATCGACGCATACAGAGACGGCACCTGCCAGTTCCTTATAATGCACTGGAGCCCCGACTATTATGACATCAACAATCAGCTCGCATTCCTTCCCGACGCGACTGTCGGCGCACGCGCCAACTGGCATGCTGAGGGTCACGAAGATATGATAGCTCTCGGCGACCTCATCACAGGCGAGGCAGACCCCGCGCAGCGTGCTGAGTATTCGAGACAGCTTCAAGAGCTTACCGCCGAGGACAGCCCGTATGCATTCCTTCTTCAGCATCCGAAGAACTTTGCTATAGGCGACAGAGTCGACAACGTAATATACAACGACCTCGTTAAGCTCCAGCTTTCCGAAATGAACGTAAAATAA
- a CDS encoding isocitrate/isopropylmalate dehydrogenase family protein, translating into MTNQQIKAATEKFEALLREQLKRVDEINAAGDFLDYSALDTLIIGVVGGDGIGPAITHQARRVLEYLLKNEIAAGKVEIRDIEGCTIENRAAKNQALPDEVLSELKKCHVILKGPTTTPRKGDEWPNIESANVAMRKALDLFANVRPVKVPDKGIDWTFFRENTEGAYAVGSKGVHVNDDLAIDFVVTTTEGTERIARLAYEFAKNNNKSRVSIVTKANVIKTTDGKFLDLCRKVALDYPEIETDDWYIDIMTAKLVDEKRRRDFRVFILPNLYGDIITDEAAEFQGGVGTAGSANIGKRYAMFEAIHGSAPRMVKEGREKYADPCSVLRAAVMLLNHIGYNDRAARLERALDICMYEEKRLVMTGRDTGATCEEFSDYVMETINKL; encoded by the coding sequence ATGACAAATCAACAGATCAAGGCTGCCACCGAAAAATTTGAAGCGCTTTTAAGAGAACAGTTAAAGCGCGTTGACGAGATCAACGCAGCGGGCGACTTTCTTGATTATTCGGCGCTGGACACGCTCATAATCGGCGTTGTGGGAGGCGACGGCATAGGCCCCGCGATAACGCATCAGGCGCGCAGAGTGCTTGAGTATCTTTTAAAGAACGAGATCGCGGCCGGCAAGGTGGAGATACGCGATATAGAGGGCTGCACCATCGAAAACCGCGCGGCAAAAAATCAGGCGCTGCCGGACGAAGTGCTCTCGGAGCTTAAAAAATGCCACGTTATATTAAAAGGACCCACCACTACTCCGCGCAAGGGCGACGAATGGCCCAATATCGAAAGCGCCAACGTAGCTATGAGGAAGGCGCTTGACCTGTTTGCTAACGTGCGTCCCGTTAAGGTGCCCGACAAGGGGATAGACTGGACGTTCTTCAGAGAGAACACGGAGGGAGCGTATGCCGTAGGCTCTAAGGGCGTACATGTAAACGACGATCTGGCGATAGACTTTGTCGTCACTACGACGGAGGGTACAGAGAGGATAGCGCGTCTTGCATATGAGTTTGCGAAGAACAACAACAAATCGCGCGTGTCCATAGTTACAAAGGCCAATGTAATAAAGACGACCGACGGCAAGTTTCTTGATCTTTGCCGAAAAGTGGCTCTCGATTATCCCGAGATCGAAACAGACGACTGGTACATAGACATCATGACGGCGAAGCTTGTCGACGAAAAGCGCCGCCGCGACTTTCGGGTGTTCATACTGCCTAACCTCTACGGCGATATCATAACCGACGAGGCGGCGGAATTTCAGGGCGGCGTAGGCACCGCAGGCAGCGCGAATATAGGAAAAAGATACGCCATGTTCGAGGCGATACACGGCTCGGCTCCGCGTATGGTAAAAGAAGGACGCGAGAAATACGCCGACCCCTGTTCCGTTTTACGCGCGGCAGTGATGTTATTAAATCACATAGGATACAACGACAGGGCGGCACGTCTTGAGCGTGCGCTCGACATATGCATGTATGAGGAAAAGAGGCTCGTTATGACGGGACGCGACACAGGCGCGACCTGTGAGGAATTCTCCGATTACGTTATGGAAACGATAAACAAGTTATGA
- a CDS encoding ATP-binding cassette domain-containing protein, which translates to MSEVKNKILLETKDLKQYFTVKDPRGKKQSLKAVDGVTISISEGETFGLVGESGCGKSTLGKTILSLYPPTSGTIMFDGEDTTSLKGQRLKEFRKKTQMIFQDPSSCLNPRLKVSDILCEPFAIHNMLSAPERQARAAELCDMVGLSRTYLKRYPHEMSGGQKQRVGIARALALEPKLIVCDEPVSALDVSIQAQVINLLSDLQTQFDFTYLFISHNLSVVKHCCQRIGVMYLGRIVELAPSDKIYDGALHPYTRALISAIPIPDPALLRERKILSGDIPSPTQKIEGCPFKTRCPNASEKCKSEAPKLKEYAPGHFVSCHLYG; encoded by the coding sequence ATGAGTGAAGTTAAAAACAAGATACTGCTCGAAACGAAAGATTTAAAGCAATATTTCACCGTAAAAGATCCGCGGGGAAAAAAACAAAGCTTAAAAGCCGTTGACGGCGTTACCATTTCCATATCCGAGGGCGAAACGTTCGGTCTCGTCGGCGAGAGCGGCTGCGGCAAATCAACTCTCGGCAAGACCATACTCAGTCTCTATCCTCCGACCTCCGGTACGATAATGTTTGACGGAGAAGACACGACCTCCTTAAAGGGGCAGCGACTTAAAGAATTCAGAAAAAAGACGCAGATGATATTTCAGGACCCCTCGTCGTGCTTAAATCCGCGTCTCAAGGTAAGCGATATCCTCTGTGAGCCGTTTGCGATACATAATATGCTCTCGGCGCCCGAGCGCCAGGCGCGGGCAGCCGAGCTTTGCGATATGGTGGGACTGTCGCGCACTTACCTTAAACGGTATCCTCACGAGATGTCCGGCGGCCAGAAGCAGCGCGTCGGCATCGCTCGCGCGCTCGCGCTCGAGCCTAAGCTTATCGTGTGCGACGAACCTGTAAGCGCGCTCGACGTGTCGATACAGGCGCAGGTCATAAATCTGCTTTCCGACCTTCAGACGCAGTTCGACTTTACTTATCTTTTCATATCGCATAATCTGAGCGTAGTAAAGCACTGCTGTCAGCGCATAGGCGTAATGTACCTTGGGAGGATAGTCGAGCTTGCTCCCTCGGATAAAATATACGACGGCGCGCTGCATCCCTACACACGCGCTCTCATTTCGGCAATACCCATACCCGACCCCGCTCTTTTGCGCGAAAGAAAGATACTTTCTGGCGATATACCCAGCCCCACTCAAAAGATAGAGGGCTGTCCGTTTAAGACGCGCTGTCCTAATGCGTCCGAAAAATGCAAAAGCGAGGCGCCGAAGCTTAAAGAATATGCGCCCGGGCACTTTGTTTCATGTCATTTATACGGCTGA